The sequence TTCCAGGGTGTCCGCGGCCGGGGTACTGGAGACATCGAAGTTCACCTGCCGCTGGGCCAGGACCGTTCCGGTGGGATCCACGGCCAACAGCAGGGTGGAGCGAGCCCCGATATGCGCACCGAGCGCGACGAGGCCGGGGTTGTGCGGGATGAGGGTGGCGGTGCGTCTGCCGCCCCGAGATCCGGGCGTGGTTGCGGACGGTAAGGATGGGGGTAGGTGCTTGTCCTGGACGACCAGGCCGGCCTCGATGAGCGCGGTGACGAGTCGCGTGACGCTCGGCTGAGATAGACCGAGCTGTCTTTGTAGGAGCGCTCGGGTGACCGTCGGCGGTGCTATCGCGGCATCGGCGGGGTCCGGTCGCGCCGCCCGAATCAGTTGGAAGCAGCGGGCTGTGGGATCGGTCGGCAGGGCAAACGCTATGGTCACGACGCGAAACGGCCCCCTGGTAAAAACTCGGTGGGGTGCATCGGGTTTAGGCTGCAAAGATTCACCATGAATCGAACACTAGCACCTACCTAGACAGAATGGTCTACTGAACGCCATGACCACTGCACTCTCCACGACCTCCTCCCCGTCCACTGCGGGGGCTTCAGCTTCGGACCAGCGGGACCTCGTCTTGCACTGGTACCTCCCGACGTATGGAGATTCCCGCGGTGTGATGAGCGGCGGGCACGGATCTGGCCTATCCCACGGCGAGCGTCCGGCGACGCTCGACTACATGGCCCAGTTGTGCCAGGCTGCGGAGGCCAACGGGTTCGAGTCCGTTCTCATCCCCACGGGGCAGTGGTGCCAGGAGGGGTGGGTCGTCGCGTCGGCGATGGCGGCGCGGACCAGCAGAGTGAAGTTCCTCGTCGCCGTGCGCCCCGGGCTCGTCGCCGCACCCCTGCTGGCCCAGCAGGTACAGACCCTCCAGGACCTGTCCGGCGGGCGGGTCGCGGTGAACGTCGTGATCGGCGGGGAGGACTTGGAGCAGCGCACCTTTGGGGACTTCACCACGAAGCAACAGCGGTACGAGCGGGCCGACGAGGTTCTCGCCGCGGCACAGCACCTGTGGAGCAGCGATGAGCCGCTAACGGTCTCCGGCGACTATGTGCAGGTGGAAGGGGCCCAGTTGGCCCAGCGCCCCGCAGTACAGCCCCCGATCTTCTTCGGCGGTTCCTCCCCGATAGGCATCGAGGTCGCCGGACGCCGGGCCGATGTGTACCTGACCTGGGGGGAAACCCCGGATAAGGTGGCGGCGAAGCTGGACCGCGTGCGCCACGCGGCGGCGGAGGCTGGGCGGGAAGACATTGACTTCGGCATTCGTCTGCACGTCATTGCTCGGCCCACGGAGGAGGAAGCGTGGGGGGAGGCCCAGCGCCTGCTGGATGGCATTGACCCGGCAAAGGTGGCCAGGGTCCAGGCCCGCTTGGCCACATCGCAATCTGAAGGCCAGCGCCTGCAATCGGAACTCCACGGACGGGGGGCCGGCTTCCACACCGGAACCCCGGCCCGGGACTTGGAGGTCGCCCCCAACCTCTGGGCGGGTATCGGCCTGGTCCGCGGAGGAGCAGGCACATCCCTCATCGGTAGCTACGAGCAGGTCGCTCAGCGCCTGGCCGAGTACCGGGCCATCGGCATCCGCCACGTCATCCTCTCCGGTTATCCCCACCTGGAGGAGACCTGGCACGTCGGGGAGGGCCTGGTGCCCCAGTTGCAGCGGGCCGGCATCGACGTTCGCCACCACACCACGCGCTGAGGGGCCGCGCCACTACCCGAAACACCCTTACCCACAACACTTTGGATGGTGATTTCTCTATGACAACCGCACTCGGAACCGATTTACGCAAAGCCTTGGCGGCCGTACCCACGCCCATCGCCGCCGTCGCCGCCGAGGTGGATGGTGCCCCGGTGGGCATGATCGTGGGTTCCTTTGTGGGGCTTAGCCTGGATCCGGGCCTGGTGAGCTTCAGCCT comes from Corynebacterium heidelbergense and encodes:
- a CDS encoding LLM class flavin-dependent oxidoreductase, which codes for MTTALSTTSSPSTAGASASDQRDLVLHWYLPTYGDSRGVMSGGHGSGLSHGERPATLDYMAQLCQAAEANGFESVLIPTGQWCQEGWVVASAMAARTSRVKFLVAVRPGLVAAPLLAQQVQTLQDLSGGRVAVNVVIGGEDLEQRTFGDFTTKQQRYERADEVLAAAQHLWSSDEPLTVSGDYVQVEGAQLAQRPAVQPPIFFGGSSPIGIEVAGRRADVYLTWGETPDKVAAKLDRVRHAAAEAGREDIDFGIRLHVIARPTEEEAWGEAQRLLDGIDPAKVARVQARLATSQSEGQRLQSELHGRGAGFHTGTPARDLEVAPNLWAGIGLVRGGAGTSLIGSYEQVAQRLAEYRAIGIRHVILSGYPHLEETWHVGEGLVPQLQRAGIDVRHHTTR